Proteins encoded within one genomic window of Halodesulfurarchaeum formicicum:
- a CDS encoding NCS2 family permease has translation MGLTDTVSRYFDLDGRGSDLRTESIAGLTTFLTMSYIIVVNPALLSIVISPEGVSDVRVFQMLAVVTILASVAGMLVMAFYADLPFGLAPGMGLNAFFVTVVLSPTLNITWQTALAAVFVEGIVFVALTLVGAREYVINLFPEPVKLGVGAGIGLFLASIGLQFMRITAVDPDDMMTLSPVLAQDPVAIIAVIGILLTFFLYVKGIRGAIVLGILSTAVMGYVAGALGFEPFSGTLPKEGQILAPNVTLAPGIDQITYGASAYDITPLVGAFIDGIQGVEAVTFAFVVFTFFFVDFFDTAGTLTGLGQEAGYLDEDGDFPEMNKPLMADAVGTTIGSILGTSTVTTFVESSTGIEEGGRTGLTALVIAALFLLALVFVPLVGAIPSFAPYVALVIVAVFMVRNVTEIKWEDPAHAIPATLTIALMPLTSSIATGIAAGLVSYPIVKGAQGEVSDVRLGQWALAALVLLYYFVRTNALV, from the coding sequence CGAGTCGATCGCCGGGCTGACCACGTTCCTGACGATGAGTTACATCATCGTCGTCAACCCGGCGCTTCTGAGCATCGTCATCTCCCCCGAGGGTGTCTCGGACGTACGGGTGTTCCAGATGCTGGCGGTCGTCACCATCCTGGCTTCGGTGGCCGGGATGCTCGTGATGGCCTTCTACGCTGACCTCCCGTTCGGTCTGGCCCCGGGCATGGGATTGAACGCCTTCTTCGTCACGGTGGTCCTCTCCCCGACGCTGAATATCACCTGGCAGACCGCCCTCGCGGCGGTGTTCGTGGAGGGGATCGTCTTCGTGGCGCTCACGCTCGTGGGCGCTCGCGAGTACGTGATCAACCTCTTCCCGGAACCGGTCAAGCTGGGGGTCGGGGCCGGGATCGGGCTGTTCCTGGCGTCGATCGGACTCCAGTTCATGCGGATCACCGCGGTCGACCCCGATGACATGATGACCCTGAGCCCCGTGCTGGCACAGGACCCGGTCGCGATCATCGCCGTCATCGGTATCCTGCTTACTTTCTTCCTCTATGTCAAGGGCATTCGGGGCGCGATCGTTCTGGGCATCCTGTCGACGGCGGTCATGGGCTATGTCGCCGGCGCGCTCGGGTTCGAACCCTTCTCTGGCACGTTGCCGAAGGAAGGCCAGATCCTGGCCCCGAACGTGACACTCGCCCCCGGAATCGACCAGATCACCTACGGCGCGTCGGCCTACGACATCACGCCGCTCGTGGGCGCGTTCATCGACGGGATCCAGGGCGTTGAGGCCGTGACCTTCGCGTTCGTCGTGTTCACGTTCTTCTTCGTGGACTTCTTCGACACCGCGGGGACGCTGACCGGACTCGGTCAGGAGGCCGGCTACCTCGACGAGGACGGTGACTTCCCCGAGATGAACAAGCCGCTGATGGCCGACGCCGTCGGGACGACTATCGGTTCGATTCTGGGGACCTCGACGGTCACGACCTTCGTCGAGTCCTCGACCGGGATCGAGGAGGGTGGTCGAACCGGGCTCACCGCGCTGGTGATCGCGGCACTCTTCCTCCTCGCTCTCGTCTTCGTGCCCCTCGTGGGTGCGATCCCTTCCTTTGCGCCCTACGTCGCGCTGGTCATCGTCGCGGTCTTCATGGTCCGGAACGTCACCGAAATCAAGTGGGAGGATCCGGCCCACGCTATTCCTGCCACGCTCACCATCGCGCTGATGCCCCTGACGAGTTCGATCGCGACGGGTATCGCTGCCGGACTCGTGTCCTACCCGATCGTCAAGGGCGCACAGGGCGAAGTGAGTGACGTGCGACTGGGCCAGTGGGCGCTGGCCGCGCTGGTGCTCCTTTACTACTTCGTGCGCACGAACGCCCTGGTCTAA
- a CDS encoding Vms1/Ankzf1 family peptidyl-tRNA hydrolase, translating into MLDRLLGRAALKERIETLAEERSSLEAQLESADENRRAAERARQEAEARVNRLEDRITELEDRVKRAEGGERTVQFRGELALRGDRLETVLSRLESFRAGPDGAMTAMVEGSPPEPVRDVLGDRTPLVGRAAPALVFADDETLLSVALRPPVPPAHFVEFDTSFHVDRDWFQPRGRYTLALVRADLFAMGTYEDREQVAYEGFRSDVKGDHSKGGFSQARFERRRDQQIESHLEKAHEALSAATEPLYVVGESTLLSEFESEATVTRPVDATGAPREALADAVDRFWRTKLYLL; encoded by the coding sequence ATGCTCGACCGGCTACTGGGACGTGCGGCGCTCAAAGAGCGCATCGAGACCCTGGCGGAAGAGCGGTCCTCGCTCGAAGCGCAACTCGAATCCGCCGACGAGAACCGGCGAGCGGCCGAACGGGCCCGTCAGGAGGCCGAAGCGCGGGTAAACCGCCTGGAAGACCGCATCACCGAACTCGAAGACCGCGTCAAACGGGCGGAGGGTGGGGAGCGAACCGTCCAGTTCCGGGGCGAGTTGGCTCTCCGTGGCGACCGGCTGGAGACAGTCCTGTCCCGGCTCGAATCGTTCCGTGCCGGCCCGGACGGGGCCATGACCGCGATGGTCGAGGGGTCCCCACCGGAACCCGTTCGGGACGTGCTCGGGGATCGAACCCCGCTCGTGGGTCGGGCCGCGCCCGCTCTCGTGTTCGCCGACGACGAAACCCTGCTGAGCGTCGCGCTTCGGCCACCCGTTCCGCCGGCCCACTTCGTCGAGTTCGACACCTCCTTCCACGTCGATCGGGACTGGTTCCAGCCCCGTGGCCGGTACACCCTCGCCCTCGTGCGCGCGGACCTCTTCGCGATGGGCACCTACGAGGACCGCGAGCAGGTCGCGTACGAGGGCTTTCGAAGCGACGTCAAGGGCGACCACTCGAAGGGCGGGTTCTCCCAGGCGCGTTTCGAGCGCCGGCGCGACCAGCAGATCGAATCCCACCTCGAGAAAGCCCACGAGGCACTCTCCGCGGCCACAGAACCGCTTTACGTCGTCGGGGAGTCCACCCTGCTGTCCGAGTTCGAGTCCGAAGCGACGGTGACGCGGCCCGTCGACGCCACGGGTGCCCCCCGCGAGGCCCTCGCGGACGCCGTCGATCGGTTCTGGCGGACGAAATTGTATCTGCTGTAA
- the thrS gene encoding threonine--tRNA ligase, with product MSTVTITLPDGSELEVESGATVEDVAYEIGPGLGRDTVAGRVDGELVAKEEPIEADAELQIVTEGSEDYLEVLRHTASHVFAQALQRIHPEAKLAIGPATDEGFYYDVDGVELDQDDLRAIQAEMEAIIEADYDVERVELSREEALEFYEDNPYKQEILEDEAAGEGPISFYRQDDWQDLCKGPHVSSTGEVGAVELLNVSAAYWRGDEDRATLTRVYGTAFPDQDELADYLEKREQAKERDHRRLGTELELFSIPDVTGPGLPLYHPNGKTVLRELESYVTEMNLAEDYDYVETPHLFRTELWKQSGHYDNYVDDMFLLDVNDEEYGLKPMNCPGHAMIFDQTTWSYRDLPERYAEDGKVYRKEQRGELSGLSRVWAFTIDDGHLFVRPDQIEAEVSTIVDMIFDVLSTFDLEAEVALATRPEKSVGSDEIWETAESQLREVLEDLGLEYDLEEGDGAFYGPKIDFAFEDALGRTWDGPTVQLDFNMPERFDLTYTGADNEDHRPVMIHRALYGSYERFFMVLIEHFNGKFPLWLAPEQVRVLPVSDTNLEYARSVAADLEAEGFRVEVEDRDWTVGKKIQQTHEDRVPYMLVLGDNEAEAGTISVRDREERERKDVSFEAFREHLLEERDERRIEPDFLAT from the coding sequence ATGAGCACGGTCACGATTACCCTGCCCGACGGCTCCGAACTCGAGGTCGAGTCGGGGGCCACGGTCGAGGACGTCGCATACGAGATCGGTCCCGGTCTCGGGCGCGACACAGTCGCCGGGCGGGTCGACGGGGAGTTGGTCGCAAAGGAGGAACCGATCGAGGCAGATGCCGAACTACAGATCGTGACCGAGGGTAGTGAAGACTACCTGGAAGTCCTCCGCCACACCGCCTCTCACGTCTTCGCCCAGGCCCTCCAGCGGATCCACCCCGAGGCGAAACTCGCCATCGGGCCGGCCACCGACGAGGGCTTTTACTATGACGTGGACGGCGTCGAACTGGACCAGGACGACCTCCGGGCGATCCAGGCCGAGATGGAGGCCATCATCGAGGCCGATTACGACGTCGAGCGGGTCGAGCTCTCCCGGGAGGAGGCCCTGGAGTTCTACGAGGACAATCCCTACAAACAGGAGATCCTCGAGGACGAGGCCGCCGGCGAGGGCCCCATCAGCTTCTACCGACAGGACGACTGGCAGGACCTGTGCAAGGGCCCGCACGTCTCCTCGACGGGTGAGGTCGGGGCGGTCGAACTCCTGAACGTCTCGGCGGCCTACTGGCGCGGGGACGAGGACCGGGCGACCCTCACGCGGGTCTACGGCACCGCCTTCCCGGACCAGGACGAACTGGCGGACTACCTGGAGAAACGCGAACAGGCCAAAGAGCGTGATCACCGCCGTCTGGGGACCGAACTCGAACTGTTCTCCATCCCCGACGTGACCGGGCCCGGACTCCCGCTCTATCACCCGAACGGCAAGACGGTGCTGCGGGAACTGGAGTCCTACGTCACGGAGATGAACCTGGCGGAGGATTATGACTACGTCGAGACCCCCCATCTCTTCCGGACCGAACTCTGGAAGCAGTCCGGACACTACGACAACTACGTCGATGACATGTTCCTCCTCGACGTGAACGACGAGGAGTACGGGCTCAAGCCCATGAACTGTCCGGGGCATGCGATGATCTTCGATCAGACGACCTGGAGCTATCGCGACCTGCCGGAGCGCTACGCCGAGGACGGGAAAGTCTACAGGAAAGAACAGCGTGGCGAGCTGTCGGGGCTCTCCCGGGTCTGGGCGTTTACCATCGACGACGGCCACCTCTTTGTCCGCCCCGATCAGATCGAGGCCGAGGTCTCGACCATCGTGGACATGATCTTCGATGTCCTTTCGACCTTCGACCTGGAGGCCGAAGTCGCCCTGGCGACCCGCCCGGAGAAGTCGGTTGGCAGCGACGAGATCTGGGAGACCGCCGAGAGCCAGCTCCGGGAGGTCCTCGAGGATCTTGGCCTCGAGTACGATCTGGAGGAAGGCGACGGGGCCTTCTACGGCCCGAAGATCGACTTCGCCTTCGAGGACGCCCTCGGTCGGACCTGGGACGGCCCGACGGTCCAACTCGACTTCAACATGCCCGAGCGCTTCGATCTGACCTACACCGGGGCGGACAACGAGGACCACCGGCCGGTCATGATCCACCGGGCGCTTTACGGCAGCTACGAGCGTTTCTTCATGGTGCTCATCGAGCACTTCAACGGGAAGTTCCCGCTCTGGCTCGCCCCCGAGCAGGTCCGGGTCCTCCCAGTTTCGGACACCAATCTGGAGTACGCCCGGTCGGTGGCCGCGGACCTCGAGGCCGAGGGCTTCCGGGTCGAAGTCGAGGACCGGGATTGGACAGTCGGCAAGAAGATCCAGCAGACCCACGAGGATCGGGTGCCCTACATGCTCGTCCTCGGGGACAACGAGGCGGAGGCCGGGACCATCTCGGTCCGGGACCGCGAGGAACGGGAGCGAAAGGACGTCTCGTTCGAGGCCTTCCGTGAGCACCTGCTCGAGGAGCGGGACGAACGACGGATCGAGCCGGACTTCCTCGCAACGTAG
- a CDS encoding PspA/IM30 family protein, with the protein MGLLSRLSFLVRSKLNALIGRAEDPAETLDYSYQQMRDELTDVEKGIADITAQKKRLEVQRDRLEENIEKHNEQAREAMAQDREDLAKRALEKKQAKRSQAEDLAGQIQNLESTQRNLEEKKADLKRQIEEFKTKKETVKARYEAAEAQTRVSEAVTGVGDEMEDVGRAIDQATEKTEEMEARAAALDELEDRGVLDNAMSDQDQIDRELEAGREDRNIEAELETLRESEGTAEAEPETEKEAEAEEVKAELEAQVDESEVEAELEELREEEKPE; encoded by the coding sequence ATGGGACTGCTCTCACGCCTGTCCTTCCTGGTTCGATCGAAGCTCAACGCGCTCATCGGCCGGGCCGAAGACCCCGCGGAGACCCTGGATTACTCCTACCAGCAGATGCGGGACGAACTCACCGACGTCGAGAAGGGCATCGCGGACATCACCGCCCAGAAAAAACGCCTGGAGGTCCAGCGGGATCGGCTCGAGGAGAACATCGAGAAGCACAACGAACAGGCCCGGGAGGCCATGGCCCAGGACCGCGAGGACCTGGCCAAACGCGCGTTAGAGAAAAAACAGGCCAAGCGCTCACAGGCCGAGGACCTGGCCGGCCAGATCCAGAACCTGGAGTCCACCCAGCGGAACCTCGAGGAGAAGAAGGCCGATCTCAAGCGCCAGATCGAGGAGTTCAAGACCAAAAAGGAGACCGTGAAAGCTCGTTACGAGGCCGCCGAGGCACAGACCAGGGTCTCGGAGGCAGTCACCGGCGTGGGAGACGAAATGGAGGACGTCGGCCGGGCCATCGACCAGGCCACGGAGAAAACCGAAGAGATGGAAGCCCGGGCCGCGGCACTCGACGAACTGGAGGACCGTGGCGTCCTGGACAACGCGATGTCCGACCAGGACCAGATCGACCGGGAACTCGAAGCCGGCCGGGAGGACCGGAATATCGAGGCCGAGCTAGAGACCTTACGTGAGTCGGAAGGCACGGCCGAAGCCGAGCCGGAAACCGAAAAAGAAGCCGAAGCCGAGGAAGTCAAGGCCGAACTCGAAGCCCAGGTCGACGAATCCGAAGTCGAGGCCGAACTCGAGGAGCTGCGGGAAGAAGAAAAGCCGGAGTAA
- a CDS encoding CTP synthase has protein sequence MPTETGYDPSLGDKFIFVTGGVMSGLGKGITAASLGRLLENAGFDVTAVKIDPYLNVDAGTMNPYQHGEVYVLKDGGEVDLDLGNYERFLDIDMTFDHNVTTGKVYQHVISRERSGDYLGKTVQIIPHITDDIKRRIREAAEGHDICLVEVGGTVGDIEGMPFLEALRQFVDEEPDEDVLLTHVTLVPYAPNGEQKTKPTQHSVKELRSIGLRPDIIVGRSDDPLEESVREKIALFGDVPTRAVFSNYDVDDVYKVPLLLEEEGMDEYVMDRLDLADRAIPRAHRSTEWRELVTQETTAELDIALVGKYDLRDAYMSVREALKHAGLDHGVDVNVEWVEADRMDDGDEKRLDEADGIVVPGGFGSRGVEGKMRAITYARENDVPYLGLCFGFQLAVIEYARNVLGLANAHSTEIDETTPDPVIDLLPDQYDLEDLGGTMRLGAHETQIEPGTLAHEIYGADSCTERHRHRYEVNPEYIEDLSDGNLVFSGEAGNRMEILELADHPFFLGTQFHPEFRSRPTRASPPFVGFLGAILAELETAQEVA, from the coding sequence ATGCCGACAGAGACCGGATACGACCCCTCACTGGGGGACAAGTTCATTTTCGTCACTGGCGGGGTGATGTCGGGGCTCGGCAAGGGGATCACGGCGGCAAGTCTGGGCCGCCTCCTGGAGAACGCCGGCTTCGACGTGACCGCAGTCAAGATCGACCCCTATCTCAACGTCGACGCGGGGACGATGAATCCCTACCAGCACGGGGAAGTCTACGTCCTCAAGGACGGCGGCGAGGTCGATCTGGACCTGGGGAACTACGAGCGATTCCTGGACATCGACATGACCTTCGACCACAACGTCACGACGGGGAAGGTCTACCAGCATGTCATCAGTCGGGAGCGCTCGGGTGACTACCTCGGGAAGACCGTCCAGATCATCCCGCACATCACTGATGACATCAAGCGTCGCATCCGCGAGGCTGCCGAGGGCCACGACATCTGTCTCGTGGAGGTCGGCGGGACGGTGGGTGACATCGAGGGCATGCCCTTCCTGGAAGCGCTCCGGCAGTTCGTCGACGAGGAACCCGACGAGGACGTCCTCCTGACTCACGTCACGCTGGTTCCCTACGCGCCAAACGGCGAGCAGAAGACCAAGCCGACCCAGCACAGCGTGAAGGAACTGCGCTCGATCGGGCTTCGGCCCGACATCATCGTCGGTCGCTCGGATGATCCGCTCGAGGAATCCGTCCGGGAGAAGATCGCCCTGTTCGGTGACGTCCCGACCCGGGCCGTGTTCTCGAACTACGATGTCGATGACGTGTACAAGGTCCCGCTCCTGCTGGAAGAAGAGGGCATGGACGAGTACGTCATGGACCGGCTCGATCTGGCCGACCGGGCGATCCCCCGGGCCCACCGCAGCACGGAGTGGCGCGAACTCGTCACCCAGGAGACCACCGCGGAACTGGACATCGCGCTGGTCGGGAAGTACGACCTGCGGGACGCCTACATGTCGGTGCGTGAGGCGTTGAAACACGCCGGCCTCGATCACGGCGTCGACGTGAACGTCGAGTGGGTCGAGGCCGACCGGATGGACGACGGCGACGAAAAACGCCTCGACGAGGCCGACGGCATCGTCGTCCCGGGCGGCTTCGGGAGTCGCGGCGTCGAGGGCAAGATGCGGGCGATCACCTACGCTCGCGAGAACGACGTGCCCTACCTCGGGCTCTGCTTTGGCTTCCAGCTGGCAGTCATCGAGTACGCCCGGAACGTGCTGGGCCTGGCAAACGCCCACTCCACCGAGATCGACGAGACGACCCCGGACCCGGTGATCGACCTCCTGCCGGACCAGTACGACCTGGAGGACCTCGGCGGCACGATGCGCCTGGGGGCCCACGAGACCCAGATCGAGCCCGGCACGCTGGCCCACGAGATCTACGGGGCCGACTCCTGCACCGAGCGCCATCGGCACCGCTACGAGGTCAATCCCGAGTACATCGAGGACCTCTCGGATGGCAACCTGGTGTTCTCCGGCGAGGCGGGCAATCGGATGGAGATCCTGGAACTGGCCGACCATCCCTTCTTCCTGGGAACGCAGTTCCACCCCGAGTTCCGTTCCCGGCCGACCCGGGCGAGCCCACCCTTCGTCGGGTTCCTCGGAGCGATCCTTGCGGAACTGGAGACCGCTCAGGAGGTGGCCTGA